One genomic segment of Pandoraea sputorum includes these proteins:
- a CDS encoding phosphatidylinositol-specific phospholipase C — protein sequence MTNEQDATVTRVAKTAWMTDLRDDIPLNCLTLPGSHDTCAYTVDDALARTQRVSLAVQLAHGVRVLDIRCRHEDDVFHINHQRIALGLMFDDVIATCAAFFVRHPGECIVMSVKDECGDRHCSQSFAQTFASYVQRYAAHVRWYLADTIPRLGDVRGAIVLWRRFARAPMSIAPMGIDLTAWPDNATFDIEHAGASFTIQDEYRVPVEASIDFKWQRIDALLARRDAFAAERWVVNFCSGTGMGANPYRVACGGVRRDQRGINDMLSARLATFDGPCGTMMLDFCEHADWALVRELVARNARWRRGASDGDDAPRSMKV from the coding sequence ATGACGAACGAACAAGATGCAACGGTAACACGTGTCGCGAAGACCGCCTGGATGACGGATCTGCGTGACGACATCCCACTTAACTGCCTCACGTTGCCTGGCAGTCACGACACGTGCGCCTACACCGTGGACGACGCGCTCGCCCGTACGCAGCGTGTAAGTCTGGCTGTTCAGCTGGCGCACGGCGTGCGGGTGCTCGATATTCGCTGTCGTCACGAGGACGATGTGTTTCACATCAATCATCAGCGCATTGCGTTGGGGCTGATGTTCGACGACGTCATCGCGACGTGTGCGGCGTTTTTTGTGCGCCATCCGGGCGAGTGCATCGTGATGTCGGTGAAGGACGAGTGTGGCGACCGGCACTGCTCGCAGAGCTTCGCGCAGACCTTTGCGTCGTACGTCCAGCGCTATGCGGCGCATGTCCGCTGGTATCTGGCCGACACGATTCCTCGACTGGGGGATGTGCGCGGGGCGATTGTATTGTGGCGGCGCTTTGCGCGTGCGCCGATGTCGATTGCGCCGATGGGGATCGATCTCACGGCGTGGCCGGATAACGCGACGTTCGACATCGAGCACGCAGGTGCGTCGTTCACGATTCAGGATGAATACCGTGTACCGGTGGAAGCGTCCATCGATTTCAAGTGGCAGAGGATCGATGCACTGCTGGCTCGCCGCGATGCATTTGCGGCTGAGCGCTGGGTGGTCAACTTTTGTAGCGGGACCGGCATGGGCGCGAATCCGTATCGCGTGGCGTGTGGCGGTGTCAGGCGTGATCAACGCGGCATCAATGACATGCTGAGCGCGCGGCTCGCCACGTTCGATGGGCCGTGCGGCACGATGATGCTCGACTTTTGCGAGCACGCGGATTGGGCGCTGGTGCGTGAGCTGGTGGCGCGCAACGCGCGTTGGCGGCGCGGCGCGTCCGATGGCGACGATGCACCGCGTTCTATGAAGGTGTGA